The genomic DNA AATAGTTGTTATATGACAACTTTCCTTGCGATTGCTAAAAATTCCAAACTTGAATTCTCTGATTTTGAAAGTTCTGCCAATGGTAAACTTGAAATGGTCGATGGGCGTTACTCGATTACCGAGATTGTTTTGGATGCAAAGATCCGAATACCGAATGAATCGGACCGAGCTAAGGCTCTGAAAATAATGGAAAAAGCCGAAAAGGCATGTTTAATATCAAATTCGATAAAGACAACTGTGCGTCTTATAATGAATGCAGATATTTCTTAACGGAAAGTTTGGCTTTTAATCCATGCTCCTAATGTTTAAATTTGTGGGTTTGGAAGTATTTTTTTCCAAGAGCGATAAGCTCTGCATCCGTTGGATGGTCGGTCGTAATTTCCCCGATGATTCGTTTAGCTAAAGCAGAATGGTGAGCTTCCAAATGATTTTTAAATTGCGTTTTTGCCATGCCTGGCCCGGCTAATAAGATACTTTCGACCGTTGTCAGGTTGGAAACGACATCTTCAAAGAAATGTTTTAGATCTTCCGATTTGATGCCGTCGATCCGGTCTAAATGTGTATCATGTTTTTCCGGTTTCGCGTGATGTAGAATGATCGAGCTGCTAGAAAGATCCTTTTTAAAAACGAATTCCTTTGCCATAGATTTATCGATCGATAAAATACTGTAAGACATTTTTTCCTCGCTTCAACGGTCGCAACTCATCTACTTTATTTTTGAGTTCGGCTTCTGGGTCATAATATTTTGTCATTAATTTCCATTGCGGTCAAGCGCTTGGTTGCAGTCTGTTGTTTTAAGAATATGATAATTATCAAATATTCTTTCGATCCGAAGATCCCGAATTTTCCGGTTTGTTTTGAATGAGTAATAGAGAAGGCTCTAAGTTTGATTTGGGCTTCTTTTAAATGGTAGATACAGCGCAACAATTGCAAGTATCCCCAGAATCTGTATGGAAAGGAGATAGATGGGCCAATCTCCCAAGAAGTTTAAAATCGATCCTCCGCTCGGCTTAAAGCGAAGATATCCGTAGTTTGCATCGATCAGAAAATCCAGAGTGAGCGCGGATACAAAATATATCTCGGAATATACAATGGTTCGAAGGATGGATCCCTGCCTGGGAAATAAGCCTAATCCAAATACAATGTAAAGACTTGAGACAACTAAGCCTAAGTGTCCGATGAAAAAAAGAAAGAAGGAAAGGTGTGGGAATGTTTGTGCTAAATTCGGAGTTAAAAGTGCATGAATTGATCCACTTAAGACCCAGAAATATGATAATTCAGACATTAGCCGATTACGAGTGAATAGTGCAGCAACAGTCACAAACATGGCCCAATCGCAAAATTCCATCGGAAGATCAAAACGAATCTCCCAATAACCTTTTTGAATTCTATATATAATGTATACGACCCCATTTAATAGCAAAAGGCCGCCTAAGAAATAACCGATAACGGGAGCAATTTTAGAATTACGGATACGTTTTCCCATCCAGATAGCTAATGCGCAGATCATTATGGAAAAGATCAGAATAGAAATATGTAAAAAGGACCAATGTACCCATTTCATATTGATATCTTTTTATTTAGGATAGGAATGTGGAAGTAAAAGTCCTCAGAAGAAAAGTAAAAATCGAGTTTCAGAATATTTTGAATCGCGTCGAATCTTATGATAGGACTATATTAAAATAATTGTTCATCCGCGTAAATTTTCCCTTAAAGCATCCTCGATCTCTATTTTTAGTGCTTTGGTCGAGTAATGGATCTCAAGTAAGGAATAGACCAAAGATAAGATCATCAATAGAAGGGATGCTCCAAAGAAGAACCAAGCTAGATTATTACTTAAGGAAATAGATCCGATAGAAAGTGTACATGAAATTAAGCTCAGGATCCTGGACGATTGAGAATATCTTACGAGTGATATCCGAAATCTTAAGTTTTTTACCTGCGCTACAAGGAGTTCCTCTCGGCTTTCTCGGTACTTTTCCAGAAGTTGTCTTGCAAGAGAAGCGAGTCCGAAAAATCGATTTGTAAACGCCAACATCAAAAGAGAAATAGCAGGAAAAAGTAATCCAGGAGTATTATAAGAAAGTGAATCCATAAAGCAAGCGACTGATGCGTATTGATTTAAAACAATCAATAAATGAGATACCTCTCAATATTGTAGTTGCTCGTGCGAGTTTTGTAGATGTAATGGTAGTCATGGCAATTGCGAAACGTAGAAAAGTTCTACTTCCTAAACGAGAAAGAACAAGGGCACAAATTATGAATGCGGCTCTTAGATTATTCGCGGTCAAAGACGCAGGAGAGACTTCGATTGCAGAAGTTTCTGCGGAAGCCGAAATTGCAAACGGGACTTTTTACAATTATTTCAAAACGAAAGAAGAATTATTAGAAGCTTCTGCTTTAGCATTGGCCGCGTCATTGGTTGCAGAAGCAGTTCGATTGATGCCTGATATTACGGACGGAGCCGAAAGAATGGCGTTGGGCGGAATGCTTTTTTTAAAAAGAGCAAGAAACGATGCAGATTGGGCTTGGGCTTTGATCCGTATCGCCGCAGTTGCTCCTAGGATGAGTGAACTTCTTCGAGCTCAACCCTTGAAAGATATGCAAAAGGCTATCAAAGCTGGAAAATTTTCGATCGATTCAGAAGAATCTGCTTTGGGTTTATACATCGGTGCTTTACATTATGGGATAAGGAACATTCTAGAAGGAAGAGCGAAAAATAAATCTCATGATGTGGAAATGATCGCTTTTGTTCTAAAAGCATTCGGCGTTTCCGCAACTACCGCTAAGAATATCTCTCAAAGAGCCTTTGATCGAGCTTGGAAAGAATAGAAATCCTTTTTCAATATTCATTCCGATTAGCGTTTTCTGGCTTTCGAGGCTAAACTTACAAATCGTTTGATCACTTCGAATTTGATCGCAGTACTTAAATTTATCCGATCAAAGACCGGTGCATTTCCGTAAATTTCCCCTTTTATTGCTAAGTTCGGAAAAAGTTTAAGCGCATGACCTCTATCAATTCCGGTAAGTGTAGAAGTATCAAATTGTTTTAATTTGTTAAGTTCTTCTCTTTGGTGAATAAATAGGGGTTCTGGGGCGAATGGAAAATCACTACCAAACAAAATATGGTCAGGTTCCACCAATTCTTTTAAAGCAGTCATTGCAAAAGGAGAAGGGGACAACGCAGTATCAAAGTAGAATCTTTTTAGATAAGTTAGAATTCCTTGAGGTGCTTTTTCTGAAATTTCAGGAAGAAGATTTCCTAAGGATACTCTCCAGGCAACATAAGGCAAAAATCCACCTGCATGAGCAAGTATCCATTTGATCCTTGGGTATTTTTCAAGAGTACCTGTATAGATCAGATTGACTGCAGCTCTTGTAGTATCGCAGAGAAACTCTAATATAAAACCGGGAGTTTTTAAACCTAATGTTTCGCTGCTTGGGTGAATATTAGGATGTACAAAAACTACTGCATTTCTTTTATCCAATTCGGCCATGAGTTCGTCAAAATCAGGATCTCCTAAAAATTTTCCTTTTGTGCTGGCAAGAAGAACGATACCTTCTGCTTTCAACGTATCTAAAGCGTAGACTGCCTCTTGAGTTGCTTCCTTTGGAAGAGGCATAGGCAAGATCGCAAAAGAGCCAAATCTTCCCGAATATATTTCCTTAATCTCTCTCGCATATTCATTACATCTACGAGCCAAAGAAACGGCTTCTTCGATATTTCCGAAGTACACCCCCGGAGAAGAGATGGAAGTAATAGCAGTTCGGATCCCATTTATATTCATCGCATCCAAGGAACGTTCTGGGCTCCAAGAAGGAAGAGGGGCCCCTGCAACGACTTTGATTCCCTGTCTATAGAGCGCCTCTGTGTAAAAAGAGGGAATAAAATGATGATGTACGTCGATTGCGCTAATTTGTTCACGCATAAAAAACTCCAAGCCTCAATAGATCATAATGTTTTATAGAATATTTAAGATAACGGTAGTAATTTAAAAACAGTATATCTCATAATTATGTGTACTATGTAATTATGAGATATAATTCAAAAATAAGCAAAACGTCAAACTAGATTTATGGATTTTTTCCAAAAATAAGGTTCGTTTCCTGACGAGACTTCCCTTTTTTGTTGACAAAGGTTATTAATGAAGAATGTTGCAAAAAATAATTATACATTAAAAAATGAGAGTTATCTCAAATAACTGATCGTCTGATGAAGTCGGCGGTTCTAAGAAGCGACTTGGTTGGGTATAGAGAAGTTTTAAGGAAAGGGATATGGAACTGAGAAAGTCGGATTCACAAGCAGAACTAAAGAAATTATCTGTCGGAACAAGAAAGATCCAATTCTATGAAACTGGTACAGGTGAGCCGGTTTTAATGTTGCACGGAGGAGGGCCCGGAGCTTCCGGAATATCGAATTATTCTAAGAATATAGAAATTCTTGCGGAAAATTTCAGGGTGATAGTTCCAGATATGCCAGGTTATGGAGGATCTTCGAAAGGAATTAATAGAAAGGATCCCTTTGGCGATCTTGCAGCTACGATGTTGCAATTTTTGAATGTTCTTGATGTCTCTAAGGTTCACGTAATTGGCAATTCTCTTGGTGGGGCATGCGCACTAAGGATGGGATTAGAAAAACCGAATATAATCTCTTCTCTCATCCTGATGGGACCTGGCGGAATAGATACTACTCGATCCCTCCCTACTAAAGGTTTAAATCGCCTTTTTGATTATTATTCTGGAAAAGGGCCAAGCTTAGAAAAGATCACTGACTTCATTCGAGAGTATTTGGTTTATGAAGGAAGCAAAGTTCCTTCGGCATTGATTGAAGAAAGATATAAGTCCAGTATAGATCCGGAAGTGGTCAAGGCTCCTCCCCTACGTAGACCAAAAGGGATCCCAAACTTTAAAAATTTCGATTTTACCAGAGACCCGAGACTTATGAAATGCGAAATCCCAACATTAGTGTTATGGGGAACGGAAGATAAGGTAAATCGTCCAAGTGGGGGACTTTCCTTACAGAAACGCTTACAGAATTGCGATCTGTATTTATTCAATAAGACGGGTCATTGGGTACAATGGGAAAGAGCCGAGGAATTCAATTCCATTACGAAATTATTTATCTCTTTGCATTCGCAATCGAAAGCGCTTGGGAGGATACAGTAGATGTTCGAAGTTGGCTCGGAAAATCTATTCAATTCTGTAAAATTAGGATACGTTATCGTCGAATCAGATCATTTAGAAAGATGGCTTACGTTTGGAAAGGATGCGATAGGTCTTCATGCAGAATATTTATCGGAAGATATGTTATCTTTCAGGATCGATCGGCATATTAGAAGATTCTTGATTAAGAAAGGAAATGCCGAGGACTTTACATCTCTCGGATTCCAGGTTAAAGATGAAAATTCTCTTAAAAGTATATTAGAAATATTAAAAGAACGAAGAATAGAGGTCCGAAGAGGAAGCGGAATAGATGCGAACCTGCGAGGAGTTGAGTCATTTTGGGAGTTTTTAGGTCCTAAGGGCTTGAGGATCGAAATCTTTATCAATCCAATTCTGACTGAAACTCCTTTGAATATGTTATCTAAAGGTTTTGTCACAGAGCAGTTTGGAATGGGGCATTTTGCTATGGTTTCCAAACAACCTGAAAAGTTGATCGAATTCTGGAAAGAAATCTTCGGCGCGAGGATCAGCGATTATATTGAACAAAAAATGTCAGGAGTAACGTTAGATATTACCTTTCTAAGAATGAATCCCCGCCATCATTCAATAGCAATAGCTGCGACAAGAGGCCTTCGTTTGGATCCACTCTCCACACGGATCCAACATTTGAATATAGAAATGAGAAATTTGGAGGATATGACCAATGCTTATCAACGCTGTAAAGAATTGGGATTTGAGATCGCTCATGGGATCGGGCAACACCCTAACGATCTAGAATTATCTTTCTATGTGATTACTCCTTCTGGTTTCGAATTCGAGGTGGGATGGAATCCTATCTCTGTAAGCGAGATCGATTGGAAGCAAAATAAATATAAACAGATAAGCGCTTGGGGTCATGAGCCTGAAATCTCTACTGCATTATCTAGGTTTAATGAATTCAGGAGGGGGTTCTTTTCCCTGTTTCGTTCAGAATATATTCCGTTTTAATATAGGAGGAATGATATATTATGGAAAATTTCAATAACTCAAACGAACTCATTTATGATGTTGCGATTGTAGGATTAGGTCCTACTGGACTTACTCTCGCTCATATTTTAGGTAAAAGAGGGCTTAACATTATTGTCCTCGAAAAAGAACCAGTATTCTATGGGAACGCTAGAGCGGTATATACGGATGATGAATGTCTCAGGGTCTTTCAGGCTGCTGGCGTTGCTGACGACGTACATAAGGATATGATGTTTGATATCCCAGTTCAATTTACTTATGAAGATGGAGCTCCTATCGGTCAATATACACCCACAGGAACTCCCAATGGATGGCCCGTTGTTAACTTTTTATACCAACCTTATTTGGAAACAAAGCTCAGTGAAAAGTTAGGTCATTATGATAATGTCCGCATTCTTCGAGGAAGAGAATTTCGTTCGCTTGTGCAGGATCAGGAGGGAGTAACTGTTTATCATGTTGCTTCTGAAGGAACAGCTTACGGACAAAAATTAGAAAATCCTAAACCGAAAGAACTAGAGGATGAACAATCTATTAGAGCTTCGTTTGTCGTTGGTTGTGATGGAGGAAGAAGTAAGGTCCGCGAATTTTTAAACATAAAATTAAAAGGGAAAAATTTCCCTGAACCTTGGCTTGTCGTGGACTTAAGACAGAAAAATTTGGAATTAGGACTTCGTCATTTACCATATTTCAATTTCTACTGCGATCCAAATGGTCCAGTCGTGAGTTGTCCTCAACCGGACGGTTACCATCGATTTGAATTCAGACTTAAAGCAGGAACCTCCAAAGAATATATGGAAAGGCCGGAAACAATACGGATGTTATTATCTAAACATGTGAATCCGGATCATTTCGAAATAAAACGTAGATTGGTATATACATTTAACGGACTCGTTGCGGAAAAATGGAGGGAAGGTCGAGTTCTTTTAGCGGGTGACGCTGCACATATGACTCCTCAGTTTATGGGGCAGGGAATGAGTTCTGGGATCAGAGATGCTTTTAATCTAGGATGGAAATTAATCGAAGTGATCGGAGGAAGAGCAGAGGAAAGGTTATTGGATACATATCAGAGTGAACGATATTTTCACGCGAAGGCAATGATCCAAGTTTCTACGATCTTGAAGGACTTGGTTTCTTTGGAGAATAAGGTTCTTGCCGTATTGAGAAACAGTATATTAAGGATCATTAAAACAATTCCAAGTCTCTATAGAATTCTTCAGGAAGGAAAATTCAAACCTAAACCTAAATATAAGAAGGGAAAGTATTTCGGCTTACCGAGAAATTCCGCCAATCTTCATGCAGGTACTCTGATACCTCAGCCTGATCTTCAGATCATGGATGGCACAATTAGAAAAATGGATCAAATTATTGGGAACTCCTTTGCTTTGATAGGTCAAGGGAACGATCCGAGAGAAGGTCTTTCCGATAAATCTCTTTCTTTTTTAAACTCACTTGGAACCAAGTATATTGCGATTTATGAAAAAGGAAGAAGGCCTCAAGGTATTCGTGGCGTTGGCAGGGACTTCGATCCAGATCTGAATGAAGTGGAAGACGTTTATAGCTTATTAAAGCCTTGGTTTGATGAGGCAGGATATAAGAAAAATGCACTAGTTTTACTTCGACCGGATAAATTCGTATTTGGTATGGCAAAGTTAAGCGGTGATAACCTTGTTGAAGAGTTAAAGCGTCAGCTTGGCATTAGTACTGCTGTACATAATACAAAAGGAAAATCGTTTGTTGGAGTTTAAAATGGGCGACTTAGAGGATTCTTCAAATATTCGATTAGCCGCTTTCGCATTACGAGAGGCGAGAAAGAATAGAAAAGCTATTCCGCCAATTACTCAGACTTATGGTATTCATGGTTTAGAAATATCTTATGAAATTGCAAAGATCAACAATGCAGAAAGATTGAGAACTGGAGCTAAGGAGATTGGAAAAAAGATTGGATTAACTTCTAAGGCAGTTCAGATCCAATTAGGTGTAGACCAACCTGATTTCGGAACTCTTTTTTCTGATATGGAATATTTAGACTCGGATGAAGTGCCCACTTCTAAACTTCTCCAACCTAAAGTTGAAGCGGAAATAGCTTTCGTATTGGCAAATGATATACAAGGAAGTATATCAAGTTACGGTGAATTTTTAAATTCAATCTTATATGCTCTTCCAGCTTTGGAGATAGTAGATAGCGCCATTGAGAATTGGAAGATAAAGCTAGAGGATACTGTAGCAGATAATGCTTCTTGCGGTCTTTTTGTATTGGGTAATCAGCCCGTTACTTTAGGAAATTTAGATTTGGCAGGTGTAGGAATGGTTCTTAGGAAGAACGGCGCAGTAGAATCTGTTGGATCTGGTGCAGCTTGTTTGAACCACCCACTAAGAGCGGCTTATTGGCTTGCAAAAAACTTAATAGAGAGAGGCCAAAGTCTGAAGGAGGGAGAGATTATTTTGTCCGGTGCATTAGGGCCTATGGTTTCTATTCGGTCTGGAGACGATTTGGATGCGGAGATCAAGGGGCTCGGAAGAGTTTCTTGTAAAATGATTTAATTATATATTTTCAAATTAGGTGCTTCTTATGGAAAGAAAAGTAAAAACAGCCATTATAGGATCCGGAAATATCGGAACTGATCTAATGATCAAGATCTTGAGAAATTCAAAAAATCTGGAACTATGTGCTCTTGTTGGTATAGACCAAAACTCGGATGGATTGGCTAGAGCGAGCAGATTAGGAGTTCCAATCACTCACAAAGGAGTGCAAGGTTTGCTGGAACTTCCTAATTTTAATGAAATAGAGATTATATTTGATGCGACTTCCGCTTCTTCTCATGTTGAGAATGATAGAATATTAAGAAAAGAGAATCCAAATATTCGAATGATCGACTTAACTCCTGCTGCAATTGGTCCTTATTGTGTGCCAGTAGTAAACTTGGAGCAGAATATAGATCAAAAAAATATCAATATGATCACTTGTGGCGGGCAGGCGACTGTTCCGATTGCGTATGCCGTTTCCAGGATTGTTGAGGTCCATTATGCGGAAATTGTTGCATCCATTAGTAGCAAATCTGCCGGGCCAGGCACTAGAGCAAATATAGATGAGTTTACGGAGACAACTTCGAAAGCACTGGAATTGGTTGGTGGAGCGAAAAAGGGGAAATCAATCATAGTAATGAATCCTGCTGAACCTCCTCCAATGATGAGAGATACAATTTACATCCTCTCAAAATTAGCGGATCAGTCGAAAATCGAAACATCGATATTAGAAATGGTAGAATTAGTTCAAAGTTATGTACCGGGATATCGACTGAAACAACATGT from Leptospira hartskeerlii includes the following:
- a CDS encoding OsmC family protein gives rise to the protein MEEAHFYQVNVKWEKERIGTASAPGLPSIQVATPPEFPGGHSGIWSPEHLFVASVNSCYMTTFLAIAKNSKLEFSDFESSANGKLEMVDGRYSITEIVLDAKIRIPNESDRAKALKIMEKAEKACLISNSIKTTVRLIMNADIS
- a CDS encoding eRF1 domain 2, which gives rise to MSYSILSIDKSMAKEFVFKKDLSSSSIILHHAKPEKHDTHLDRIDGIKSEDLKHFFEDVVSNLTTVESILLAGPGMAKTQFKNHLEAHHSALAKRIIGEITTDHPTDAELIALGKKYFQTHKFKH
- a CDS encoding TIGR02206 family membrane protein gives rise to the protein MKWVHWSFLHISILIFSIMICALAIWMGKRIRNSKIAPVIGYFLGGLLLLNGVVYIIYRIQKGYWEIRFDLPMEFCDWAMFVTVAALFTRNRLMSELSYFWVLSGSIHALLTPNLAQTFPHLSFFLFFIGHLGLVVSSLYIVFGLGLFPRQGSILRTIVYSEIYFVSALTLDFLIDANYGYLRFKPSGGSILNFLGDWPIYLLSIQILGILAIVALYLPFKRSPNQT
- a CDS encoding DUF2721 domain-containing protein, with protein sequence MDSLSYNTPGLLFPAISLLMLAFTNRFFGLASLARQLLEKYRESREELLVAQVKNLRFRISLVRYSQSSRILSLISCTLSIGSISLSNNLAWFFFGASLLLMILSLVYSLLEIHYSTKALKIEIEDALRENLRG
- a CDS encoding TetR/AcrR family transcriptional regulator, with protein sequence MRIDLKQSINEIPLNIVVARASFVDVMVVMAIAKRRKVLLPKRERTRAQIMNAALRLFAVKDAGETSIAEVSAEAEIANGTFYNYFKTKEELLEASALALAASLVAEAVRLMPDITDGAERMALGGMLFLKRARNDADWAWALIRIAAVAPRMSELLRAQPLKDMQKAIKAGKFSIDSEESALGLYIGALHYGIRNILEGRAKNKSHDVEMIAFVLKAFGVSATTAKNISQRAFDRAWKE
- a CDS encoding amidohydrolase family protein; this translates as MREQISAIDVHHHFIPSFYTEALYRQGIKVVAGAPLPSWSPERSLDAMNINGIRTAITSISSPGVYFGNIEEAVSLARRCNEYAREIKEIYSGRFGSFAILPMPLPKEATQEAVYALDTLKAEGIVLLASTKGKFLGDPDFDELMAELDKRNAVVFVHPNIHPSSETLGLKTPGFILEFLCDTTRAAVNLIYTGTLEKYPRIKWILAHAGGFLPYVAWRVSLGNLLPEISEKAPQGILTYLKRFYFDTALSPSPFAMTALKELVEPDHILFGSDFPFAPEPLFIHQREELNKLKQFDTSTLTGIDRGHALKLFPNLAIKGEIYGNAPVFDRINLSTAIKFEVIKRFVSLASKARKR
- a CDS encoding alpha/beta fold hydrolase, translating into MELRKSDSQAELKKLSVGTRKIQFYETGTGEPVLMLHGGGPGASGISNYSKNIEILAENFRVIVPDMPGYGGSSKGINRKDPFGDLAATMLQFLNVLDVSKVHVIGNSLGGACALRMGLEKPNIISSLILMGPGGIDTTRSLPTKGLNRLFDYYSGKGPSLEKITDFIREYLVYEGSKVPSALIEERYKSSIDPEVVKAPPLRRPKGIPNFKNFDFTRDPRLMKCEIPTLVLWGTEDKVNRPSGGLSLQKRLQNCDLYLFNKTGHWVQWERAEEFNSITKLFISLHSQSKALGRIQ
- a CDS encoding VOC family protein; translated protein: MFEVGSENLFNSVKLGYVIVESDHLERWLTFGKDAIGLHAEYLSEDMLSFRIDRHIRRFLIKKGNAEDFTSLGFQVKDENSLKSILEILKERRIEVRRGSGIDANLRGVESFWEFLGPKGLRIEIFINPILTETPLNMLSKGFVTEQFGMGHFAMVSKQPEKLIEFWKEIFGARISDYIEQKMSGVTLDITFLRMNPRHHSIAIAATRGLRLDPLSTRIQHLNIEMRNLEDMTNAYQRCKELGFEIAHGIGQHPNDLELSFYVITPSGFEFEVGWNPISVSEIDWKQNKYKQISAWGHEPEISTALSRFNEFRRGFFSLFRSEYIPF
- a CDS encoding bifunctional 3-(3-hydroxy-phenyl)propionate/3-hydroxycinnamic acid hydroxylase, with the protein product MENFNNSNELIYDVAIVGLGPTGLTLAHILGKRGLNIIVLEKEPVFYGNARAVYTDDECLRVFQAAGVADDVHKDMMFDIPVQFTYEDGAPIGQYTPTGTPNGWPVVNFLYQPYLETKLSEKLGHYDNVRILRGREFRSLVQDQEGVTVYHVASEGTAYGQKLENPKPKELEDEQSIRASFVVGCDGGRSKVREFLNIKLKGKNFPEPWLVVDLRQKNLELGLRHLPYFNFYCDPNGPVVSCPQPDGYHRFEFRLKAGTSKEYMERPETIRMLLSKHVNPDHFEIKRRLVYTFNGLVAEKWREGRVLLAGDAAHMTPQFMGQGMSSGIRDAFNLGWKLIEVIGGRAEERLLDTYQSERYFHAKAMIQVSTILKDLVSLENKVLAVLRNSILRIIKTIPSLYRILQEGKFKPKPKYKKGKYFGLPRNSANLHAGTLIPQPDLQIMDGTIRKMDQIIGNSFALIGQGNDPREGLSDKSLSFLNSLGTKYIAIYEKGRRPQGIRGVGRDFDPDLNEVEDVYSLLKPWFDEAGYKKNALVLLRPDKFVFGMAKLSGDNLVEELKRQLGISTAVHNTKGKSFVGV
- a CDS encoding 2-keto-4-pentenoate hydratase, giving the protein MGDLEDSSNIRLAAFALREARKNRKAIPPITQTYGIHGLEISYEIAKINNAERLRTGAKEIGKKIGLTSKAVQIQLGVDQPDFGTLFSDMEYLDSDEVPTSKLLQPKVEAEIAFVLANDIQGSISSYGEFLNSILYALPALEIVDSAIENWKIKLEDTVADNASCGLFVLGNQPVTLGNLDLAGVGMVLRKNGAVESVGSGAACLNHPLRAAYWLAKNLIERGQSLKEGEIILSGALGPMVSIRSGDDLDAEIKGLGRVSCKMI
- a CDS encoding acetaldehyde dehydrogenase (acetylating) encodes the protein MERKVKTAIIGSGNIGTDLMIKILRNSKNLELCALVGIDQNSDGLARASRLGVPITHKGVQGLLELPNFNEIEIIFDATSASSHVENDRILRKENPNIRMIDLTPAAIGPYCVPVVNLEQNIDQKNINMITCGGQATVPIAYAVSRIVEVHYAEIVASISSKSAGPGTRANIDEFTETTSKALELVGGAKKGKSIIVMNPAEPPPMMRDTIYILSKLADQSKIETSILEMVELVQSYVPGYRLKQHVLFDIVPEDKPLKIPGIGALSGLKTTVLIEVEGAAHYLPSFAGNLDIMTSAALATGERISKLRNSKLKEMAK